A stretch of Shewanella dokdonensis DNA encodes these proteins:
- a CDS encoding TonB-dependent siderophore receptor has translation MLRGFRGNQLALVISLVLAGPALAAQPLANNASEKPKADKDKTEVIVVVGERENKDGYRPKTVDLGPLGTRSLKDTPYAISIFNRELMDSVNATSLNDVLKYMPSTQMEARGGTDIGRPQTRGMEGGVVDNNHLDGMNVVATTAQPMELYERIEVIQGLTGALYGPASPAGNFNYVFKRPTQDYYNAVSAGMTDDGAWLLHADTGGSPNKYFGYRVNLLQEEGDGYVSGSHLNRKLAGLALDINPGENTVVQLNGSYYKFDKFGYPGGFSYASSIDLPSAMDPTKRGYGQVFSGSSLETTTGSGKVIHQLNENWKLSAGALYQEAKRTLTGATNTLNADGTFTSRMSTSGAAGKFTVTSNMANLTGRVNTGSVSHDLVFGTTGYSWKIYSATGRSSAVLGTSPIDEPQVYDSPEINLHVPTYKSGNTKVQSGIIGDTITWNDYLSTMLIGSYSDFDVSNYNRNGDKTGNYSKDGVSSTVSMIFKPIAEISTYITYADSLEAGGSASVDAQNAGETLDPVRSYQTELGAKASLGDFDINAAVFRVKRPLAYESEDGYYRQQGMQRNNGAELSINGYLTPELKIYGGVTYLDAELQDSYDPRTAGKEVVGVAKWQGNLLAEYTVEQLAGVSFNANVHYTGKRAANNINSTWASSYTTVDIGAKYVIPKFIGSETTLRLNVTNLFDRDYWAAIFPGNIYGTPGASNTAFLGEPRQIRLTATVKF, from the coding sequence ATGTTGAGGGGATTCCGAGGGAACCAGCTCGCGCTGGTTATCAGTCTGGTATTGGCTGGCCCAGCATTGGCTGCACAGCCGCTGGCGAACAATGCCAGCGAAAAGCCTAAGGCTGACAAAGATAAAACTGAAGTAATTGTCGTGGTGGGAGAACGTGAAAATAAAGACGGTTATCGTCCAAAAACCGTTGACTTGGGGCCGTTGGGGACTCGGTCTCTGAAAGATACCCCGTATGCCATCAGTATCTTTAACCGGGAGCTTATGGACAGTGTCAATGCTACCAGTTTGAATGATGTGCTTAAGTACATGCCATCAACACAAATGGAAGCGCGCGGCGGCACTGACATTGGTCGTCCACAAACCCGTGGTATGGAAGGTGGCGTAGTTGATAACAACCATCTGGATGGTATGAACGTGGTAGCCACCACTGCCCAGCCAATGGAACTGTACGAACGGATTGAGGTGATCCAAGGGTTGACTGGCGCCTTGTATGGCCCCGCAAGCCCGGCTGGTAACTTTAACTATGTGTTTAAACGGCCAACTCAGGATTACTACAACGCAGTATCTGCTGGCATGACAGATGATGGTGCCTGGTTGTTGCATGCTGATACTGGTGGTAGCCCTAACAAATACTTTGGTTACCGGGTTAACCTGTTGCAGGAAGAAGGGGATGGTTACGTTAGCGGTTCCCACCTCAATCGTAAACTGGCAGGTCTGGCATTGGATATCAATCCAGGGGAAAACACCGTTGTTCAATTGAACGGCAGCTATTACAAGTTTGACAAGTTTGGTTACCCAGGTGGTTTTTCATATGCGTCATCTATCGATCTGCCATCGGCAATGGACCCGACTAAACGGGGTTATGGGCAAGTATTCAGTGGTAGCAGCCTAGAAACCACCACCGGCAGCGGTAAAGTGATCCATCAGTTGAATGAAAACTGGAAACTGAGCGCCGGTGCCTTGTATCAGGAAGCCAAACGTACCCTCACTGGGGCAACCAACACCTTGAATGCGGATGGGACATTTACTTCGCGCATGTCAACTTCTGGTGCTGCTGGGAAATTTACCGTCACCAGCAATATGGCGAACTTAACCGGCCGCGTGAACACTGGCAGTGTTAGTCATGATTTGGTGTTTGGCACTACCGGCTATAGCTGGAAAATCTACAGTGCCACTGGCCGCTCTTCTGCGGTATTGGGCACTTCTCCCATCGATGAGCCACAGGTTTATGACTCACCAGAAATCAATCTGCATGTGCCCACATACAAATCTGGTAATACCAAGGTTCAGAGTGGCATTATCGGTGACACCATCACTTGGAATGACTATCTGTCCACCATGTTGATTGGCAGTTACAGTGATTTTGATGTGTCTAACTATAACCGTAACGGCGATAAAACCGGCAATTATAGCAAGGATGGCGTAAGTTCCACCGTGTCTATGATTTTCAAACCGATTGCTGAAATTTCCACTTACATCACTTACGCCGATAGTCTGGAAGCGGGCGGTAGTGCATCGGTAGACGCACAAAATGCTGGTGAAACTCTCGACCCCGTCAGAAGTTATCAAACAGAATTGGGCGCGAAAGCCAGTTTAGGGGATTTCGACATCAATGCCGCAGTGTTCAGAGTAAAACGGCCGCTGGCATATGAAAGTGAAGATGGTTACTACCGTCAGCAAGGGATGCAGCGTAACAATGGCGCAGAGCTGAGCATTAACGGATATCTGACTCCTGAGTTGAAAATATACGGTGGGGTAACCTATCTCGATGCGGAGTTGCAGGACAGTTATGACCCGCGCACCGCTGGCAAAGAAGTGGTGGGCGTTGCCAAGTGGCAAGGTAACCTGTTAGCCGAATATACCGTAGAACAACTCGCTGGCGTGTCATTCAATGCCAACGTGCACTATACCGGCAAACGCGCTGCTAACAATATCAATAGCACTTGGGCGAGTTCATATACCACAGTGGATATTGGCGCGAAGTATGTCATACCAAAATTCATTGGTAGTGAAACCACCTTGCGACTCAATGTGACCAACCTGTTCGACCGCGATTACTGGGCGGCGATTTTCCCTGGCAATATTTACGGCACTCCCGGTGCTAGCAATACGGCATTTTTGGGCGAACCGCGGCAGATCCGGTTAACCGCTACCGTGAAATTCTGA
- a CDS encoding ABC transporter substrate-binding protein: MLAKYYGAFVFLLASASAVAADEVHTVRYYDNVAVTVPNTVTRVATSWEAQNSILAMLGYGDKIVATTRYARDTPAFQKFVPSIKDAALTTMSGSANINVEQLIALHPDILFASQGFPANKAAQLERAGIAVAWFRANSMDALVERVGLTGKMLGPQAEAKAQAYQQYFARNKALVAERLKNIPQAQRLKVYIASGTPLTTSGRPSLNQDWIDLAGGINIAEHWQLSDVHHGSANVSIESIIAAAPDVIISMRAGDVATMLHKDPRWRNVKAVKNDRVYANPRGLFWWCRETSEEALQFLWLAKLLYPTHFADIDMPQETKQFYQQFYNIHLTDADVADFLHPQE; the protein is encoded by the coding sequence ATGCTAGCGAAGTATTATGGCGCGTTCGTTTTTCTGTTAGCATCTGCGAGCGCTGTAGCGGCCGATGAGGTGCATACAGTGCGTTATTACGACAATGTGGCGGTGACAGTGCCCAATACGGTCACGCGCGTGGCAACCAGTTGGGAAGCGCAGAATTCTATTCTGGCCATGCTGGGCTATGGTGACAAAATTGTCGCCACTACCCGTTATGCCCGCGATACCCCAGCGTTTCAGAAATTTGTACCATCCATAAAAGATGCGGCGCTCACCACTATGAGTGGTTCGGCCAACATCAACGTTGAACAGTTAATTGCGTTACACCCAGATATTTTGTTTGCTTCTCAAGGATTTCCAGCAAACAAGGCGGCTCAACTTGAACGGGCTGGGATTGCCGTGGCGTGGTTCCGCGCCAATTCTATGGACGCCTTAGTGGAACGTGTGGGGCTGACCGGAAAAATGCTTGGGCCACAGGCTGAAGCCAAAGCGCAAGCCTATCAACAGTATTTTGCCCGCAACAAAGCGCTGGTGGCAGAACGGCTGAAAAATATTCCGCAAGCGCAACGGCTCAAAGTCTATATTGCTTCGGGGACACCGCTGACCACATCGGGACGACCCTCTTTAAATCAGGATTGGATAGATCTGGCGGGTGGGATCAATATTGCCGAGCACTGGCAACTGAGTGATGTGCACCATGGTTCGGCAAATGTTAGCATTGAGTCGATTATTGCCGCGGCGCCGGATGTGATTATCAGCATGCGTGCTGGTGATGTGGCGACCATGCTGCATAAGGATCCTCGTTGGCGCAATGTTAAAGCGGTAAAAAATGACCGAGTATATGCTAACCCGCGCGGATTGTTTTGGTGGTGCCGTGAAACCTCAGAAGAAGCGTTACAATTTTTGTGGTTGGCAAAACTGCTGTATCCCACACATTTTGCCGACATCGATATGCCGCAGGAAACCAAACAGTTCTATCAGCAGTTTTATAACATTCATTTGACGGATGCCGATGTTGCTGACTTTTTGCATCCTCAGGAGTAG
- a CDS encoding ABC transporter ATP-binding protein, giving the protein MALLGPNGTGKSTLLRLLLGLETPASGSVLLRGEPLASLSRRHIAAQIAYVPQNHVCPFPYTVRQIVSMGRYHEAGMFGRSHQDDELIEQHLRRLRIEHLADRPYTQISGGERQLALVCRALVQGATLLLLDEPASALDFGHQARLLTQLRQLADEGYAVVMTTHHPHHARMIAHRALLLKDGVVMGEGKPSMVLSAPTIQSLYDLTVQELAAFSRGMVG; this is encoded by the coding sequence CTGGCCTTATTAGGACCGAATGGCACCGGCAAAAGTACCTTGCTACGGTTGCTGCTCGGCCTCGAAACGCCGGCATCAGGCAGTGTGTTATTGCGCGGTGAACCACTGGCATCATTAAGCCGTCGCCACATTGCCGCACAAATTGCCTATGTGCCGCAGAATCATGTTTGTCCGTTCCCCTATACAGTGCGGCAGATTGTGTCCATGGGGCGATACCATGAGGCCGGAATGTTTGGCCGCAGTCATCAAGATGATGAGCTTATTGAGCAACATTTGCGGCGGTTACGCATTGAACACCTGGCGGATCGCCCGTATACCCAAATCTCTGGTGGCGAACGCCAGTTGGCGCTGGTGTGCCGCGCATTGGTGCAAGGGGCCACACTGTTACTGCTGGATGAACCCGCTTCGGCACTGGATTTTGGTCATCAGGCACGCTTGCTGACACAACTGCGACAACTGGCCGATGAAGGTTACGCCGTTGTCATGACGACCCATCACCCGCATCATGCTCGCATGATTGCGCATCGGGCGTTGCTGCTGAAAGACGGGGTGGTGATGGGAGAAGGCAAGCCCAGCATGGTGCTTTCTGCGCCTACGATACAGTCATTGTATGATCTGACCGTACAGGAACTTGCTGCGTTTTCTCGGGGAATGGTGGGCTAA
- a CDS encoding FecCD family ABC transporter permease, whose translation MTLFGQFSGLVLLLLAAMLLSLSLGNYPMTVTDILHFLGALTGISAMDAAQYDLLYNILIDVRLPRVLAAVLVGMALSGSGAAFQAVFRNPLVSPGMLGVLAGASFGATLGMLWHGSWLVIQSSAFLFGLLAVALGVAIGMIFGRGSIITLLLGGIISSALFSALLSMVKFVADPQDELPSIIYWLMGSLGLSSLSDVLWLVPVMLLAVLVLCGFGRALDAMSMGDDEAKALGVPVLWVRYGVIIAATMASALSVSIAGIVGWVGLLTPHVARMLVGPANARLMPVSIVLGAIFLLLADCLSRVISQVEVPIGIVTECLGLPLFLLVLHRARKGWN comes from the coding sequence ATGACCCTGTTTGGACAGTTTTCGGGATTAGTGCTGTTGCTCTTGGCGGCGATGTTGTTGTCGCTGTCATTAGGCAATTACCCCATGACGGTTACTGACATCCTGCATTTTTTGGGGGCATTAACTGGCATTAGCGCCATGGATGCAGCGCAGTATGACCTGTTATACAACATTCTCATCGATGTGCGTTTACCGCGCGTGCTCGCCGCGGTGCTGGTGGGCATGGCGCTGTCCGGTTCTGGGGCGGCGTTTCAGGCGGTGTTTCGTAATCCTTTGGTGTCACCCGGTATGCTCGGCGTGTTGGCGGGCGCCTCCTTTGGCGCCACCTTGGGAATGTTGTGGCATGGCAGCTGGTTGGTCATCCAAAGCAGTGCCTTCCTGTTTGGTTTGTTGGCGGTTGCGTTAGGCGTTGCCATCGGCATGATTTTTGGGCGCGGCTCCATCATTACCTTGCTACTCGGCGGCATTATCAGCAGCGCCTTGTTCAGCGCGCTGTTATCCATGGTGAAATTTGTCGCCGATCCGCAAGACGAACTGCCATCGATTATCTATTGGTTGATGGGCAGCTTAGGGCTCTCAAGCCTGTCGGACGTGCTGTGGCTGGTTCCGGTGATGCTGCTAGCGGTATTGGTGCTTTGCGGATTTGGCAGAGCGCTGGATGCCATGTCTATGGGCGACGATGAGGCCAAAGCCTTGGGCGTTCCGGTATTGTGGGTGCGCTATGGCGTGATTATCGCCGCGACCATGGCGTCCGCCTTGTCGGTATCCATTGCCGGCATTGTCGGTTGGGTGGGGCTGCTGACTCCTCATGTCGCTCGTATGTTGGTAGGGCCTGCTAACGCCAGATTAATGCCGGTGAGCATAGTGCTGGGCGCAATCTTCCTGTTGTTGGCCGACTGCTTGTCGCGGGTTATCAGCCAGGTAGAAGTGCCTATTGGGATTGTTACCGAGTGTCTCGGCTTGCCGTTATTTCTGTTGGTGTTACATCGGGCGCGTAAAGGCTGGAATTAA
- a CDS encoding class I SAM-dependent methyltransferase: MQGLVNWRLIRERMLGPVHRGAMPAVNWDDITEMYDGMARLERRFTQMQVDCMPITADDTVVDIGCGPGRLTVPMAKKARSVTSVDAFSNMLARCQHNVREAGLSNVVALQQDWQQEDAVAQIGVHDIAVASRSVGFYDLLKLNRIARKYAVVLSFANAPSLREIQLSFLAGISDVPQHRFQEEDRLLSYNVTFNMLYDMGAEPNIRILDDGFEAEFSHKQEAYDALRFVGEIPPDKEALYQANVDKHLTPTESGWRLFCPTRSYVMWWHTAELKC, translated from the coding sequence ATGCAAGGGCTGGTAAATTGGCGGCTGATCCGCGAGCGTATGTTGGGACCAGTGCACCGTGGTGCAATGCCGGCGGTCAATTGGGACGATATCACCGAAATGTACGATGGTATGGCGCGTTTGGAACGGCGTTTTACCCAGATGCAGGTCGATTGTATGCCAATTACCGCCGATGACACTGTGGTCGATATTGGTTGCGGCCCCGGGCGTTTGACCGTCCCTATGGCTAAAAAAGCGCGCAGTGTCACCAGTGTGGATGCCTTTAGCAATATGTTGGCGCGCTGTCAGCACAATGTGCGTGAAGCGGGGTTGAGTAATGTTGTAGCCTTACAGCAAGACTGGCAGCAGGAAGATGCTGTAGCGCAGATCGGTGTACATGATATTGCGGTCGCATCCCGTTCCGTGGGCTTTTATGATCTACTCAAATTGAATCGTATCGCCCGTAAATATGCGGTGGTTTTAAGCTTTGCTAACGCACCGAGCCTGCGTGAAATTCAGTTGAGTTTTCTGGCGGGGATCAGTGATGTTCCGCAACACCGTTTTCAGGAGGAAGACAGACTACTGAGTTATAACGTCACCTTTAACATGCTGTATGACATGGGCGCAGAACCCAATATTCGGATCTTGGATGATGGTTTTGAAGCGGAATTTAGTCATAAGCAGGAAGCGTATGATGCCTTGCGTTTTGTTGGTGAGATCCCACCAGATAAAGAAGCCTTATACCAAGCCAATGTCGATAAACATCTCACGCCCACCGAAAGTGGATGGCGCTTGTTCTGCCCAACGCGCAGTTATGTGATGTGGTGGCATACCGCAGAGCTGAAATGTTAG
- a CDS encoding YhbP family protein: protein MDNISQANVPQAIVDYLSAQHVLTLCTQDPAGLWCASCFYVFDAATMCCYLMTADNSRHTQAMLANAQVAGTIAEQTESVLHIQGIQYTALAAKVAEAEIAAVKVLYCQRFPIAKLKSAPLWQLQLQTVKMVDNRLGFGKKHRWQRQPL from the coding sequence TTGGACAATATCTCACAAGCTAATGTCCCCCAAGCGATTGTGGATTATCTGTCGGCGCAGCATGTGCTGACACTTTGCACTCAAGATCCCGCAGGGCTGTGGTGTGCCAGCTGTTTTTACGTGTTTGATGCCGCCACCATGTGCTGTTATCTGATGACTGCCGACAACAGTCGCCATACGCAAGCAATGCTGGCGAATGCGCAGGTAGCAGGCACTATTGCTGAACAAACAGAATCGGTACTGCATATTCAGGGCATTCAGTATACGGCGCTGGCCGCCAAGGTCGCAGAGGCCGAAATAGCCGCAGTCAAAGTACTTTATTGCCAGCGTTTTCCCATCGCTAAGCTCAAGTCTGCACCGCTATGGCAGTTGCAGTTACAGACGGTAAAAATGGTCGATAATCGCTTGGGGTTCGGCAAAAAACATCGGTGGCAACGGCAACCGCTTTAA